In Candidatus Methylomirabilota bacterium, one genomic interval encodes:
- a CDS encoding polysaccharide deacetylase: MAKQILCAFGVDVDAVAGWLGSYGGDDSVADISRGLFAGEIGTPRLLTLFDRLGIKTTWFIPGHSIETFPAEMRMVAEAGHEVGLHGYSHENPSAMSPEQEAAVLDRTIELVGALSGRAPRGYVAPWWEFSPVTADLLTARGIRYDHSLMHHDFQPYYVRVGDRWTNVDYSKPAAAWMHPLVRGRPTALIEIPASWYLDDLPPMMFIKKAPNSHGFVNPRHLEELWRDQFDWVYREHDEAVFTMSIHPDVCGRPQALLMLERLHRHMVGHAGVRFVTFEAIAEDFARRHPRPSRVATA, translated from the coding sequence ATGGCCAAGCAGATCCTCTGCGCGTTCGGCGTCGACGTCGATGCGGTGGCCGGCTGGCTCGGCTCCTACGGGGGCGACGACTCGGTGGCCGACATCTCCCGGGGGCTCTTCGCGGGCGAGATCGGGACGCCGCGCCTGCTCACCCTCTTCGACCGCCTCGGGATCAAGACGACCTGGTTCATCCCCGGCCACTCCATCGAGACCTTCCCGGCCGAGATGCGGATGGTGGCCGAGGCCGGCCACGAGGTCGGTCTCCACGGCTACAGCCACGAGAACCCGAGCGCCATGAGCCCCGAGCAGGAGGCGGCCGTGCTCGACCGGACGATCGAGCTGGTGGGCGCCCTGTCGGGCCGGGCCCCGCGCGGGTACGTCGCCCCCTGGTGGGAGTTCAGCCCGGTCACGGCCGACCTCCTCACCGCGCGCGGGATCCGCTACGACCACAGCCTCATGCACCACGACTTCCAGCCCTATTACGTCCGGGTGGGGGACCGCTGGACCAACGTCGACTACTCGAAGCCCGCCGCCGCCTGGATGCATCCCCTCGTCCGCGGCCGTCCGACCGCCCTCATCGAGATCCCCGCCAGCTGGTACCTCGACGACCTGCCCCCCATGATGTTCATCAAGAAGGCGCCGAACAGCCACGGCTTCGTGAACCCCCGCCACCTCGAGGAGCTGTGGCGGGACCAGTTCGACTGGGTGTACCGCGAGCACGACGAGGCCGTCTTCACCATGTCCATCCATCCCGACGTTTGCGGCCGGCCCCAGGCGCTGCTGATGCTGGAGCGGCTCCACCGGCACATGGTGGGCCACGCCGGGGTGCGGTTCGTCACCTTCGAGGCGATCGCCGAGGACTTCGCGCGGCGCCATCCGCGCCCCTCGCGTGTAGCTACAGCCTAG
- a CDS encoding LLM class flavin-dependent oxidoreductase: MTAPVRVHLRVPGTAPMAELMALVQRIEAAGFDGIGILDSQLLCRDTFVTLGQVATHTSRLALFPAVTNPFTRHASVLAGGIQTVEELAPGRVKFVIGTGYTSASTIGRAPATLAEMRTCIATVKALLAGDAVDFNGTPGRLAYASGRPIPVLMAASGPQAIEVAGEVADGVLLLVGFNPGIVERALAHFERGARRAGRRLEDLEIVWAVRTGTASTTEEARRMARPIAVHWGILRWGGHWLEPAGLRVPKLEIPDAVWKIYPDLSHAHDWEAAIAATSFVPDDVVAQLCEALGLIGTPEDCAGRIVELTKLGVRNLYLMPFQTFVGPEPEVRAFRDVVFPRLRAAGLRQGPQRGGESRS; this comes from the coding sequence ATGACCGCGCCCGTTCGTGTTCACCTGCGGGTCCCCGGGACCGCCCCGATGGCCGAGCTGATGGCGCTCGTCCAGCGCATCGAAGCCGCCGGCTTCGACGGCATCGGGATCCTCGACAGCCAGCTGCTGTGCCGCGATACGTTCGTCACCCTCGGACAGGTGGCCACCCACACGTCCCGGCTGGCGCTGTTCCCCGCGGTCACGAATCCCTTCACACGGCACGCGTCGGTGCTGGCCGGCGGGATCCAGACCGTCGAGGAGCTCGCCCCGGGCCGCGTGAAGTTCGTCATCGGCACCGGCTACACCTCCGCGAGCACCATCGGGCGCGCGCCGGCCACGCTGGCCGAGATGCGCACCTGCATCGCCACGGTGAAGGCGCTGCTCGCCGGCGACGCCGTGGATTTCAACGGCACCCCCGGGCGGCTGGCCTACGCCTCGGGGCGACCCATCCCGGTGCTGATGGCGGCGTCGGGACCACAGGCCATCGAGGTCGCCGGCGAGGTCGCCGACGGCGTGCTCCTGCTGGTGGGGTTCAACCCGGGCATCGTGGAGAGGGCCCTCGCGCATTTCGAGCGCGGCGCCCGGCGGGCCGGGCGCCGCCTGGAGGACCTCGAGATCGTCTGGGCCGTGCGGACGGGGACGGCCAGCACCACCGAGGAGGCCCGCCGAATGGCGCGTCCGATCGCCGTCCACTGGGGGATCCTGCGCTGGGGTGGCCACTGGCTCGAGCCCGCCGGGCTCCGCGTCCCGAAGCTCGAGATCCCGGACGCGGTGTGGAAAATCTATCCCGATCTCTCGCATGCCCACGACTGGGAGGCGGCCATCGCGGCGACCTCGTTCGTGCCGGACGACGTCGTCGCTCAGCTCTGCGAGGCGCTCGGCCTCATCGGGACGCCCGAGGACTGTGCCGGCCGGATCGTCGAGTTGACCAAGCTCGGCGTGCGGAATCTCTACCTGATGCCGTTCCAGACGTTCGTCGGACCCGAGCCGGAGGTCCGCGCGTTCCGCGACGTCGTCTTCCCGCGGCTCCGCGCGGCCGGTCTCCGCCAGGGGCCTCAGCGGGGAGGAGAGTCGCGGTCATGA
- a CDS encoding TRAP transporter substrate-binding protein, with the protein MKSAVARSFAAVLGLAVLLVAGPDASAQQLKLRASGSFPAGHTGSIAMEVFKSEVARLTKGAVAVELFPGNVLGGAFEQVDQVRTGQIHMSWAGPSFYDRLVPEFNAATLPFAASTASQAFCQIDSELGTFLAERASEKGVLVLGWGSNGFRHITNNKRPIKKVDDLKGLKIRTPSGEIFSLAFRAVGANPTPIDIKELYQALQQGVVDGQENPYDNMWVRKFHEVQKYLSNSGHFYDWVAYFMHKPTFDALKPDQQKAVREAMFTAVSYQRALAERENNEALGKLVKGGMKYDELSKEELGKFREAVRPVWDRIRERIGSKAVDLAVKAVKECS; encoded by the coding sequence ATGAAGAGTGCCGTCGCCCGATCGTTCGCCGCCGTCCTCGGCCTCGCCGTGCTGCTGGTGGCCGGCCCCGACGCCTCCGCCCAGCAGCTCAAGCTGCGGGCGAGCGGCTCCTTCCCCGCCGGCCACACCGGCAGCATCGCGATGGAAGTCTTCAAGTCGGAGGTCGCGAGACTGACGAAGGGCGCGGTCGCCGTCGAGCTGTTCCCCGGGAACGTGCTCGGGGGGGCCTTCGAGCAGGTCGACCAGGTCCGCACCGGCCAGATCCACATGTCGTGGGCGGGGCCGAGCTTCTACGACCGGCTCGTCCCCGAGTTCAACGCAGCCACCCTGCCCTTTGCGGCGAGCACGGCCAGCCAGGCGTTCTGCCAGATCGACTCCGAGCTGGGCACCTTCCTGGCCGAGCGGGCGTCCGAGAAGGGCGTCCTGGTGCTGGGGTGGGGCTCGAACGGGTTCCGCCACATCACCAACAACAAGCGGCCGATCAAGAAGGTGGACGACCTCAAGGGCCTGAAGATCCGGACGCCCTCCGGCGAGATCTTCTCCCTCGCCTTCCGCGCGGTCGGGGCCAACCCGACCCCCATCGACATCAAGGAGCTCTACCAGGCGCTCCAGCAGGGCGTGGTCGACGGGCAGGAGAACCCGTACGACAACATGTGGGTGCGCAAGTTCCACGAGGTCCAGAAGTACCTCTCGAACAGCGGCCACTTCTACGACTGGGTCGCCTACTTCATGCACAAGCCGACCTTCGACGCCTTGAAACCGGACCAGCAGAAGGCCGTCCGGGAGGCCATGTTCACGGCGGTGTCGTACCAGCGGGCGCTGGCCGAGCGCGAGAACAACGAGGCCCTCGGCAAGCTGGTCAAGGGCGGCATGAAATACGACGAACTGTCGAAGGAGGAGCTGGGCAAGTTCCGCGAGGCCGTCCGCCCCGTCTGGGACAGGATCCGGGAGCGGATCGGGAGCAAGGCGGTCGACCTGGCGGTGAAGGCCGTCAAGGAATGCAGCTGA
- a CDS encoding molybdopterin cofactor-binding domain-containing protein, with product MNAIMRQSRREFLETTGALVVGFTLAPSLTALAQDAKPAPLPGSLNANRLLDAWLRVNPNGTVTVFTGKIELGQGIATALAQIAADELDVDYPRIEMVTGDTSRTPNEGFTAGSLSMEHSGTAIRFACAEARDILLGLAADRLKTPASELRVSDGRVTGPNGATATYWELTTESTFKREATAKAKPKLPSEHKWVGRSVVRRDLAPKCTGGPAYVHDLRLPGMVFARVVRPPSPRAQLVALDEAPVRAMPGVVAIVRDGSFLAVAAEREEQAVKAMQELRKRARWKEAQDLPPAGAALFEHMRRHMTARDQVVSEKTSPAAATAVKRLEATYTRPYQCHASLGPSCAVAQMRDGQLTVWTHSQGVFPLRGDLARALDMDPKQITCIHREGAGCYGHNGADDVVLDAALVARAANGRPVKLQWMREDEFMWEPFGSAMLMKLSGALDGQGAIVDWVHEVWSHPHTTRPGGRDGVNLVAAWHLATPKQPPFPADVPQPAGGADRNAIPLYEFPSRRIVKHYLPEMPLRTSALRTLGGYANVFALESFMDELALAADADPVEFRLRHLRDPRARAVLEAAAQKAGWSPGRKGDGSRGRGVAFARYKNLACYCAVMADVVVNRRTGQVRVARAVSAVDAGQIVNPEGVINQIEGGIVQSTSWTLKEELRFDRTRVTTRSWADYPILTFNEVPAVEVVLLNQPNERFLGVGEGSQGPAAAAIANAFANATGRRIRDLPLTPDRVKSALT from the coding sequence ATGAACGCCATCATGCGCCAATCCCGTCGCGAGTTCCTCGAGACCACGGGCGCCCTCGTCGTCGGCTTCACGCTGGCGCCGTCGCTCACCGCGCTGGCCCAGGACGCCAAGCCCGCCCCGTTGCCCGGGAGCCTCAACGCCAATCGCCTGCTCGACGCCTGGCTGCGCGTCAATCCGAACGGCACGGTGACCGTGTTCACCGGGAAGATCGAGCTCGGTCAGGGCATCGCCACCGCGCTGGCCCAGATCGCGGCCGACGAGCTCGATGTCGACTACCCGCGCATCGAGATGGTGACCGGCGACACATCGCGCACCCCGAACGAGGGGTTTACCGCCGGCAGCCTCTCCATGGAGCACAGCGGCACGGCCATCCGCTTCGCGTGCGCCGAAGCGCGCGACATCCTCCTCGGCCTGGCGGCCGACCGGCTCAAGACGCCGGCGAGCGAGCTCCGCGTCAGCGACGGCCGGGTCACCGGCCCCAACGGCGCGACCGCGACCTACTGGGAGCTCACCACCGAGAGCACGTTCAAGCGCGAGGCCACCGCGAAGGCGAAGCCCAAGCTCCCGTCCGAGCACAAGTGGGTGGGCCGGAGCGTCGTCCGCCGCGACCTGGCGCCGAAATGCACCGGGGGTCCGGCCTACGTGCACGACCTGCGCCTGCCCGGCATGGTCTTCGCCCGGGTCGTGCGCCCGCCGTCGCCGCGCGCCCAGCTCGTCGCCCTCGACGAGGCCCCGGTGCGCGCGATGCCCGGCGTCGTCGCCATCGTGCGCGATGGCAGCTTCCTCGCCGTCGCCGCCGAGCGCGAGGAGCAAGCCGTCAAGGCGATGCAGGAGCTCCGCAAGCGCGCCCGGTGGAAGGAAGCCCAGGACCTGCCGCCCGCCGGCGCGGCGCTCTTCGAGCACATGCGACGGCACATGACGGCGCGGGACCAGGTGGTGAGCGAGAAGACGTCGCCGGCGGCGGCGACCGCGGTCAAGCGCCTGGAGGCGACCTACACGCGGCCCTATCAATGCCACGCTTCGCTCGGCCCCTCCTGCGCGGTCGCCCAGATGCGGGACGGCCAGCTCACCGTGTGGACCCACAGCCAGGGCGTGTTCCCGCTGCGCGGCGACCTCGCGCGGGCGCTCGACATGGATCCCAAGCAGATCACCTGCATCCATCGGGAGGGCGCCGGCTGCTACGGCCACAACGGCGCCGACGACGTCGTCCTCGATGCGGCGCTGGTGGCCCGCGCCGCCAACGGCCGGCCGGTGAAGCTGCAGTGGATGCGCGAGGACGAGTTCATGTGGGAGCCGTTCGGCTCGGCGATGCTGATGAAGCTCTCGGGCGCGCTCGACGGGCAAGGCGCCATCGTCGATTGGGTGCACGAGGTGTGGAGCCACCCGCACACCACGCGCCCCGGCGGCCGCGACGGCGTTAATCTGGTCGCCGCCTGGCACCTGGCGACCCCCAAGCAGCCCCCCTTCCCCGCAGACGTCCCCCAGCCGGCCGGCGGCGCGGATCGGAACGCGATTCCGCTGTACGAGTTCCCCAGCCGGAGGATCGTCAAGCACTACCTGCCCGAGATGCCGCTGCGCACCTCGGCGCTCCGCACGCTGGGCGGGTACGCCAACGTGTTCGCGCTCGAGTCGTTCATGGACGAGCTGGCCCTGGCGGCGGACGCCGACCCGGTCGAGTTCCGTCTGCGTCACCTGCGGGATCCCCGGGCGCGCGCGGTCCTCGAGGCCGCGGCGCAGAAGGCGGGCTGGTCGCCGGGCCGGAAGGGCGACGGCTCGCGCGGCCGCGGCGTCGCCTTCGCCAGGTACAAGAACCTCGCATGCTACTGCGCGGTCATGGCCGACGTCGTCGTCAACCGGCGGACCGGGCAGGTGCGCGTGGCCCGGGCGGTGTCGGCGGTCGACGCGGGCCAGATCGTCAATCCCGAAGGCGTGATCAACCAGATCGAAGGCGGCATCGTGCAGTCGACGAGCTGGACGCTGAAGGAGGAGCTGCGCTTCGATCGCACCCGCGTCACGACGCGCAGCTGGGCCGATTACCCGATCCTGACGTTCAACGAGGTCCCGGCCGTCGAGGTGGTGCTGCTGAACCAGCCGAACGAACGCTTTCTCGGCGTGGGCGAGGGCTCCCAGGGTCCTGCCGCCGCCGCCATCGCCAACGCGTTCGCCAACGCCACGGGCCGGCGGATCCGCGACTTGCCGCTGACGCCCGACCGGGTGAAATCGGCGCTCACGTAG
- a CDS encoding antitoxin, RHH family protein has translation MPAKNPRVNVVLERPVYVTLARLARRDGTSLSVKARDLLREALESHEDLVLASLAESRERTFDRSRSLSHREVWKAVRKRRRR, from the coding sequence ATGCCTGCCAAGAACCCCAGAGTCAACGTGGTCCTCGAGCGGCCTGTGTACGTGACGCTGGCCCGCTTGGCGCGGCGGGACGGCACGTCGCTGTCCGTCAAGGCGCGTGATCTGCTGCGAGAGGCGCTGGAGAGCCACGAAGATCTCGTGCTGGCGAGTCTGGCGGAGTCACGGGAGAGGACCTTTGATCGGTCCCGAAGCCTGTCCCATCGCGAGGTCTGGAAGGCCGTCAGGAAGCGCCGGAGGCGCTGA
- a CDS encoding (2Fe-2S)-binding protein: MPSTVTLRVNGTTHSVTAEPDTPLLYVLRNDLELNGAKFGCGLAQCGACTVLVDGKPQRSCVLPLSAAAQGRITTLEGLGALDRLHALQRAFIEEQALQCGFCGNGMLMAARALLDRTPRPTEAQIKDALNGNLCRCGAHNRIVRAVQRAAKEMAG; the protein is encoded by the coding sequence ATGCCCTCCACCGTGACGCTCAGGGTCAACGGCACGACGCACTCGGTCACCGCGGAGCCTGACACCCCGCTGCTCTACGTCCTGCGCAACGATCTCGAGCTGAACGGCGCGAAGTTCGGCTGCGGCCTCGCCCAGTGCGGCGCCTGCACGGTCCTCGTCGACGGCAAGCCGCAGCGCTCGTGCGTGCTGCCCCTTTCCGCCGCAGCCCAGGGTCGCATCACCACGCTCGAGGGGCTCGGCGCGCTGGACCGGCTGCATGCGCTCCAGCGCGCCTTCATCGAGGAGCAGGCCCTCCAGTGTGGCTTCTGCGGCAACGGCATGCTCATGGCCGCCAGGGCCCTGCTCGACCGCACGCCGCGCCCGACCGAGGCGCAGATCAAGGACGCCCTGAACGGTAACCTCTGCCGCTGCGGCGCCCACAACCGCATCGTGCGCGCCGTGCAGCGCGCGGCGAAGGAGATGGCCGGATGA
- a CDS encoding type II toxin-antitoxin system RelE/ParE family toxin, with protein MAYLLRYHPAVAEEDVPGIPRNLQARVARALESRLTTAPWQYGVPLRGSLKGYWKLRAGDYRVVFKVVAREVWILTILHRKRVYEKAASRISWRPGAG; from the coding sequence GTGGCCTACCTCCTCCGCTACCACCCGGCGGTGGCCGAGGAGGATGTTCCTGGAATACCGCGCAATCTCCAAGCCCGGGTCGCACGCGCCCTCGAGTCCCGGCTCACCACCGCGCCGTGGCAGTATGGAGTCCCACTCCGGGGCTCTCTCAAGGGCTACTGGAAACTTCGAGCCGGGGACTACCGCGTCGTGTTCAAGGTCGTGGCCAGAGAGGTCTGGATCTTGACGATCCTGCACCGGAAAAGGGTGTACGAGAAGGCGGCCTCCCGGATCTCCTGGCGTCCCGGCGCCGGTTGA